In a genomic window of Feifania hominis:
- a CDS encoding sensor histidine kinase: protein MEQMVTANIMLDFFAIVLSCIPVAYILNGQRYRQRLNRYFLGVGISNIFMILGDLADWLLQEITTAAQAVALTVFSATFYTASAFVLYFFARYMEEYLHLSGRGRRWYLSSVALACSVQVFFSLISPFTGAIFTVTAAGYQRGSLFLISQLVPLYCYLLFTATVILCRKRLSRREVIFFLLYIFVPLGGGAAQMFLRGIAVVNVGVSLALLFILVNIQFEYEIKLREQEKELAEMSVDIMLSQIQPHFLYNALATISHLCKRNPVEAQKAIQEFSAFLRANMNSLKNHSPIPFEQELNHVMNYLYLEQRRFQDRLKVVYEIRTSDFFLPPLSLQPLVENAVRHGILKKEEGGILILRTQETPDSFLVLVMDDGVGIARARQFPDLGEHNHLGIENVRSRLASMVGGTLDIESSDKGTVVTLSIPKER, encoded by the coding sequence ATGGAGCAGATGGTTACTGCCAATATCATGCTGGATTTCTTTGCCATTGTGCTCTCCTGCATTCCGGTGGCCTATATTCTGAATGGCCAGCGGTACCGTCAGCGTCTCAACCGGTATTTTCTCGGCGTCGGCATCTCCAATATTTTCATGATCCTGGGCGATCTGGCGGACTGGCTGCTCCAGGAGATCACTACCGCCGCCCAAGCGGTCGCCCTGACAGTATTCTCGGCTACTTTCTATACCGCCTCTGCTTTTGTGCTGTACTTCTTCGCCAGGTATATGGAGGAATATCTCCATCTATCTGGCAGAGGGAGGAGATGGTATCTGAGCTCGGTTGCTCTCGCGTGCAGTGTGCAGGTGTTTTTCTCTCTCATCAGTCCGTTCACCGGGGCAATTTTCACTGTGACAGCGGCGGGATACCAGAGAGGCAGCCTGTTTCTCATTTCTCAACTGGTGCCTCTGTACTGCTACCTGTTATTCACTGCAACTGTCATCCTCTGCCGAAAACGGCTGTCACGGCGGGAGGTTATCTTCTTTCTCCTCTATATCTTTGTCCCGCTGGGAGGCGGCGCGGCCCAGATGTTCCTGAGGGGAATTGCCGTGGTCAATGTCGGCGTGTCACTGGCTCTGCTGTTCATTCTGGTCAACATCCAGTTCGAGTATGAGATTAAACTGCGGGAACAGGAGAAAGAACTGGCCGAGATGAGCGTTGACATCATGCTCAGCCAGATCCAGCCCCACTTTCTGTACAATGCCCTGGCAACCATCTCACATCTGTGCAAACGAAACCCGGTAGAGGCGCAGAAAGCCATACAGGAGTTTTCCGCTTTTCTGCGGGCCAATATGAACAGCCTGAAAAACCACTCACCCATCCCGTTTGAGCAAGAGCTCAACCATGTGATGAACTACCTTTACCTGGAGCAGCGCCGATTTCAGGACCGGCTGAAAGTGGTGTACGAGATTCGGACCTCTGACTTTTTCCTGCCGCCCCTGTCTCTTCAGCCACTTGTGGAGAACGCCGTGCGCCACGGTATTTTAAAAAAAGAGGAGGGAGGCATTCTCATCCTCCGTACCCAGGAGACACCGGACTCCTTTCTGGTGCTGGTCATGGATGACGGTGTGGGCATTGCCCGGGCCAGACAATTTCCAGACTTGGGGGAGCACAACCATCTGGGCATTGAAAATGTGCGCAGCCGTCTGGCCTCCATGGTGGGCGGTACATTGGACATAGAGAGCAGTGACAAGGGCACCGTCGTGACCCTGAGCATTCCAAAGGAAAGGTGA
- a CDS encoding UvrD-helicase domain-containing protein, protein MTYIADLHIHSKYSRATSRDCDCEHLDLWARRKGIALLGTGDFTHPAWRQELAEKLAPAEDGLYVLREEYVLPDAAARGDRPRFVVSGEISSIYKRDGKTRKVHNVILLPGLEAAEKLALRLEAIGNIHSDGRPILGLDSRDLLEITLEACPQAVFIPAHIWTPHFSMFGAFSGFDTVEACFGDLAGHIHAVETGLSSDPPMNWRLSALDRFTLVSNSDAHSPAKLGREANRIEGEMSYDGLARALCEGAAGGFRGTIEFFPEEGKYHLDGHRNCGVCLTPAETAAQDGRCPVCGRKLTIGVLHRVEELADRPEGYRPANALPFESLAPLQETLAASLGIAPAGKRAAQLYEELLQTLGPEFVILRETPLADIEHAAGACVAEGIRRLRAGEVMRRAGFDGEYGGIELFTPAQRERFAGQVTLFGPDDGTVAQKPQKKSVKKAAEISEELTPPVSFGLNVEQRAAVEASQRTVAVIAGPGTGKTRTLVSRVVHLIRECGVKPAHITAVTFTNKAAAELRERLEQELGRAGTRGMTIGTFHSICLALLSESGPVTLLDEPTARQLAQTAAQECGCSDKPERVLRAVSRRKSGLDAGDELSDEVFERYCELVRQRGARDFDDLLVDGLRYSETAAPKVRRRFDHLLVDEFQDIDELQYRLTRTWSAQGESLFVIGDPDQSIYGFRGSDSRCFAHLQADEPDTRVIRLVQNYRSTPEILRCALPVISRNEGGERVLEPVRACGAAVRFLTAPGELSAAIALSKEIARMTGGIDMVTSANRSGAVYSFADIAVLYRTHRQSEILEQCLQKEGIPFVVTGREDYLEDDRVRGIIGMLRFLSNPGDLPSLGVALQTLAECPRDLAEGVLAALRRADGPIERKIEIGMRDYESIPRLLQWAERLRRYAGRLTEKPHRLLGDLTAEIGADESESVRKFLAASAFFDGVDALLSAMALGGEQDISRAGSRGRYASGAVQLMTLHGSKGLEFPVVFLYGVERGTLPLEMPGREETDVEEERRLFYVGMTRARDELVMLASREQSPFLNEIPPGLLHRERVAAPAPTMKQMSLF, encoded by the coding sequence TTGACATATATTGCCGATTTGCACATTCACTCGAAATATTCACGCGCGACAAGTCGAGACTGCGACTGTGAGCATCTCGATCTGTGGGCGCGGCGTAAGGGAATCGCTCTTCTCGGCACAGGGGATTTCACCCACCCTGCCTGGCGGCAGGAGCTTGCCGAAAAGCTCGCCCCTGCGGAGGACGGCCTGTATGTCCTGCGGGAGGAGTATGTGCTGCCCGATGCCGCTGCAAGGGGCGACAGACCGCGCTTTGTGGTCTCGGGTGAGATCAGCTCCATCTACAAGAGAGATGGGAAGACGCGAAAGGTACACAATGTCATTCTGCTGCCCGGGCTGGAGGCTGCCGAAAAACTCGCGCTGCGCCTTGAGGCCATCGGCAATATCCACTCGGACGGCCGGCCGATACTGGGGCTCGACAGTCGCGATTTGCTCGAGATCACCCTTGAGGCCTGCCCGCAGGCCGTCTTTATTCCCGCCCACATCTGGACGCCTCACTTCTCCATGTTTGGCGCCTTTTCGGGATTTGATACGGTGGAGGCCTGCTTTGGCGATCTTGCCGGGCACATCCATGCGGTGGAGACCGGTCTCTCCTCCGATCCGCCGATGAACTGGCGGCTCTCGGCGCTCGACCGCTTTACGCTGGTCTCAAATTCCGACGCGCACTCGCCGGCAAAGCTCGGCCGCGAGGCGAACCGAATTGAGGGCGAAATGAGCTATGACGGCCTTGCCCGGGCGCTCTGCGAGGGCGCGGCGGGCGGCTTTCGCGGAACCATTGAGTTTTTCCCGGAGGAGGGAAAGTACCACCTGGATGGACACCGCAACTGCGGTGTCTGCCTGACGCCGGCCGAGACCGCCGCGCAGGACGGCCGCTGCCCGGTCTGTGGGCGGAAGCTGACCATTGGAGTGCTGCACCGTGTGGAGGAGCTGGCCGACCGCCCCGAGGGCTACCGGCCGGCAAACGCCCTGCCCTTTGAGAGCCTTGCGCCGCTGCAGGAGACGCTTGCGGCATCGCTCGGCATTGCACCGGCGGGTAAGAGGGCCGCGCAGCTCTATGAGGAGTTGCTTCAGACGCTCGGTCCGGAATTTGTCATTCTGCGCGAGACGCCGCTTGCAGATATCGAACACGCGGCGGGCGCCTGCGTTGCCGAGGGGATTCGGCGGCTGCGCGCGGGTGAGGTGATGCGCCGCGCGGGGTTCGACGGGGAGTACGGCGGGATCGAACTCTTCACCCCCGCACAGCGCGAGCGGTTCGCGGGACAGGTCACTCTGTTTGGGCCGGACGACGGCACCGTGGCGCAGAAACCGCAGAAAAAGAGTGTGAAAAAGGCCGCTGAGATTTCAGAGGAGCTGACTCCGCCTGTCTCCTTTGGACTCAATGTGGAGCAGCGGGCGGCCGTGGAGGCATCTCAGCGAACAGTCGCCGTGATTGCCGGCCCCGGGACCGGGAAGACCCGGACGCTGGTTTCACGCGTGGTGCACCTCATTCGGGAGTGCGGCGTCAAGCCTGCGCACATCACGGCAGTGACGTTTACCAACAAGGCGGCCGCCGAGCTGCGCGAGCGCCTGGAGCAGGAGCTGGGCCGCGCGGGAACAAGGGGCATGACCATTGGAACCTTTCACTCCATCTGCCTTGCGCTGCTCAGCGAGAGCGGGCCGGTGACACTGCTCGATGAGCCCACTGCCCGTCAGCTTGCACAGACGGCGGCGCAGGAGTGCGGTTGCAGCGACAAGCCGGAGCGCGTGCTGCGCGCGGTCTCACGCAGAAAGAGCGGTCTCGATGCAGGCGACGAGCTGTCTGATGAGGTGTTTGAGCGCTATTGCGAGCTCGTGAGACAGCGGGGCGCGCGGGACTTTGACGATCTTCTGGTCGACGGGCTGAGATACAGCGAGACAGCGGCGCCAAAAGTGCGCCGGCGCTTTGACCACCTTCTGGTGGACGAATTTCAGGATATTGACGAGCTGCAGTACCGGCTCACCCGCACGTGGAGCGCGCAGGGGGAGAGCCTCTTTGTCATCGGCGATCCGGATCAGTCGATCTACGGCTTTCGCGGCTCGGATTCGCGCTGCTTTGCCCATCTGCAGGCGGACGAGCCGGACACGCGTGTCATCCGCCTGGTGCAAAATTATCGTTCGACGCCGGAGATACTGCGCTGTGCGCTGCCGGTGATCTCCCGCAATGAGGGCGGCGAGCGGGTGCTCGAGCCGGTGCGTGCGTGCGGCGCGGCAGTGCGGTTTCTCACGGCGCCGGGAGAACTCAGCGCCGCCATCGCGCTCTCAAAGGAGATCGCCCGGATGACGGGCGGCATCGACATGGTCACGTCGGCAAATCGAAGCGGGGCGGTTTACAGCTTCGCCGACATTGCGGTGCTCTACCGCACGCACCGCCAGTCGGAGATTCTGGAGCAGTGCCTGCAGAAAGAGGGGATCCCCTTTGTCGTCACCGGGCGGGAAGACTATCTGGAAGATGACCGTGTGCGCGGAATCATCGGGATGCTGCGCTTTCTGAGCAATCCCGGCGACCTGCCGTCGCTCGGCGTCGCGCTCCAGACGCTGGCCGAATGCCCGCGAGATCTCGCGGAGGGCGTGCTCGCGGCGCTTAGGCGGGCAGATGGGCCGATTGAACGGAAAATAGAGATCGGGATGCGGGATTACGAGAGCATTCCCCGGCTTTTACAGTGGGCCGAGCGGCTGCGCCGTTACGCGGGGCGTCTCACGGAAAAACCGCACCGGCTGCTCGGCGATCTCACAGCGGAGATTGGGGCAGACGAGAGCGAGTCCGTTCGCAAGTTCCTTGCGGCGAGCGCCTTTTTTGACGGGGTTGACGCACTGCTGTCGGCGATGGCGCTCGGCGGCGAGCAGGACATCAGCCGCGCAGGCAGCCGGGGACGCTATGCCTCGGGAGCGGTGCAGCTGATGACGCTGCACGGCTCAAAGGGGCTCGAGTTCCCGGTGGTATTCCTGTACGGCGTGGAACGCGGCACTCTGCCCCTCGAGATGCCCGGCCGGGAGGAGACCGACGTGGAGGAGGAGCGCCGGCTCTTCTACGTCGGCATGACGCGCGCCAGAGACGAGCTTGTCATGCTCGCCTCGCGTGAGCAGTCGCCCTTCCTCAATGAGATTCCGCCGGGTCTGCTACACCGCGAGCGTGTGGCCGCACCTGCCCCCACCATGAAGCAGATGAGTTTGTTTTAA
- a CDS encoding TatD family hydrolase — protein sequence MLCDAHTHIETQAQVSSYARQNIFCVASGGTPDECADLLALRGAYGGMSVSFGLHPWYADRYSLEQMEPYLCKASIIGEIGLDSVWCQVDPGRQREIFLRQLDFAQQRRLPVILHTKGCEQECAALLSRYTMPKVIHWYSCEHHLEHFLEQDCYFTIGPSVRQDPNVLAVAERAPLRRLLVETDGLSGIRWALGRDLTTRHLGAVLRSSIEAIAALRGLTPAEVEKLVFDNYSSLFTRGLPQSPAANHGV from the coding sequence TTGCTCTGTGACGCACATACACACATCGAAACTCAGGCACAGGTCAGCAGCTACGCCCGGCAGAATATCTTCTGCGTCGCCTCGGGCGGAACGCCGGACGAGTGCGCGGACCTGCTCGCTCTGCGCGGGGCGTATGGCGGCATGTCTGTGAGCTTCGGGCTGCACCCCTGGTATGCCGACCGCTACTCCCTCGAACAGATGGAACCCTACCTCTGCAAAGCCTCCATCATCGGAGAGATCGGCTTGGACAGTGTCTGGTGTCAGGTTGATCCTGGCCGTCAGAGGGAGATCTTTCTCCGCCAGCTCGACTTCGCACAGCAGCGCAGACTGCCTGTCATCCTACACACCAAGGGCTGTGAACAGGAGTGCGCCGCGCTTCTCTCGCGATACACCATGCCGAAAGTGATTCACTGGTACTCCTGCGAGCATCATCTGGAACACTTTCTTGAGCAGGACTGCTACTTCACCATAGGTCCCAGTGTCCGGCAGGATCCAAATGTTCTGGCCGTGGCAGAGAGGGCGCCTCTCAGGCGACTTCTTGTGGAGACCGACGGCCTCAGCGGCATCCGCTGGGCACTCGGCCGCGATCTCACGACACGACATCTCGGCGCCGTTCTTCGCAGCTCCATCGAGGCCATTGCGGCGCTGCGAGGTCTCACCCCCGCCGAGGTGGAGAAACTTGTCTTCGACAACTACTCGTCTCTCTTCACGCGAGGCTTGCCGCAGAGCCCAGCAGCCAATCATGGCGTATGA
- a CDS encoding pyridoxal phosphate-dependent aminotransferase: MNPIPRPDNLEHVRSDIRGPLYEEALRMGAAGETVLRLNTGNPATFGFQMPASVKNALLENADRAVAYCDLRGMPEAREAICAYHQSEGFPNVTVDDIFVGNGVSELVTMVLLSLLSRGDELLTPMPSYSLWTNSTYLAGAKPVFYVCDESADWMPDLDDIRRKITPKTRAILLINPNNPTGAVYPRELLEQIVQIAREHNLVIFSDEIYNRLVLDDLPYTSVAALAPDVPVITMNGLSKSHIVCGFRCGWMVVSGDKKALADVVTGMTQLASMRLCGNALAQLVIPAALADRESTRAMIVPGGRLYEQREATVRELSKIEGISFVKNKAAFYIFPKIDVKRFHITDDERFNLDLLHAKKILMIPGRGFDWPNPDHFRVVMLPEPETMAKAIRDLGDFLATYHQS, from the coding sequence ATGAACCCGATTCCGCGACCCGACAATCTCGAACACGTCCGCTCCGACATCCGCGGCCCGCTCTACGAGGAAGCTCTTCGTATGGGTGCGGCCGGTGAGACCGTTCTGCGGCTGAATACCGGGAACCCTGCCACCTTTGGCTTTCAGATGCCGGCAAGCGTCAAAAACGCCCTGCTTGAGAATGCAGATCGGGCAGTCGCCTACTGCGATCTGCGCGGGATGCCCGAGGCCCGCGAGGCCATCTGCGCCTACCACCAGAGCGAGGGATTTCCCAACGTGACGGTCGACGACATCTTCGTCGGCAACGGCGTCTCGGAGCTTGTCACGATGGTTCTCCTGTCCCTTTTGAGCCGCGGCGATGAGCTGCTCACCCCCATGCCGAGCTATTCGCTGTGGACCAATTCGACCTATCTTGCCGGCGCGAAGCCCGTGTTCTATGTCTGCGACGAGAGCGCCGACTGGATGCCCGATCTCGACGACATCCGCCGCAAGATTACGCCGAAGACCCGCGCCATTCTGCTGATCAACCCCAACAACCCGACGGGGGCTGTCTACCCGCGCGAGCTGCTCGAGCAAATCGTCCAGATCGCCCGGGAGCACAACCTTGTCATCTTCTCCGATGAGATCTACAACCGCCTCGTACTCGACGATCTGCCCTACACCTCTGTCGCGGCGCTCGCGCCCGACGTGCCGGTCATCACGATGAACGGCCTTTCCAAATCCCACATTGTCTGCGGTTTTCGCTGCGGATGGATGGTGGTCAGCGGCGACAAAAAGGCGCTCGCCGACGTTGTCACGGGTATGACGCAGCTCGCCTCCATGCGGCTGTGCGGCAATGCGCTAGCTCAGCTTGTCATTCCCGCCGCCCTCGCCGACCGTGAGAGCACCCGCGCCATGATCGTGCCGGGCGGGCGGCTCTATGAGCAGCGCGAGGCCACGGTGCGCGAGCTTTCCAAAATCGAGGGGATCAGTTTTGTCAAAAACAAGGCGGCTTTTTACATCTTCCCGAAAATTGACGTCAAGCGCTTTCACATCACCGACGATGAGCGCTTCAACCTCGATCTGCTGCACGCGAAAAAAATTCTCATGATTCCGGGCCGCGGCTTTGACTGGCCGAATCCCGATCACTTCCGCGTGGTCATGCTGCCCGAGCCGGAGACCATGGCAAAGGCCATTCGTGATCTCGGCGACTTTCTTGCAACCTACCACCAGAGCTGA
- a CDS encoding flotillin family protein: protein MGEILYLLLPAAAVVLLIVIISTGYVKAPPDTAYIISGFRKPRILIGKAGVRIPFLERMDKLSLKMFSVDVKTTDFVPNSEYINVKVDATVKIRVGQAEDMMSLAARFFLNEDEKMIIGRVQDTLEGNMREIIGQMKLSEMVTDRKAFGERVQENAIPDLQKMGLELVSFNVQSFSDQNGVIDDLGIDNISQIKKSAAIAKAQADRDVAIEQAKANKEANDAKVESEMQIAQKQTELAIRESELKKQADIKQAEADAAYRIQEQEQQKTIETSTVNAQIAKTEREAELKNKEVEVAKQTLDAEIRAKADAERYRLEQQAQAELFKRQKEAEARRYEQEQEAEATKKAAEAEKFAREQEAAGIAAVGKAQAQAIQAKALAEAEGIDKKAEAMKKYGEAAIVEMIMTALPEIAKNVAQPLSKVDKITMYGEGNSAKLISDIVNGTTQVTEGIAQGMGLDIKALIAGLIGGKLASHDTVIVDTGKCDAAECEHPGADERDESFFDPTPVG from the coding sequence ATGGGAGAAATACTCTATCTGCTGCTGCCGGCAGCGGCTGTGGTTCTTTTGATTGTGATCATAAGCACCGGCTATGTCAAGGCGCCGCCGGACACGGCGTATATCATCTCGGGTTTTCGCAAGCCGCGCATTCTCATTGGTAAAGCGGGCGTGCGCATTCCATTTCTGGAGCGGATGGACAAACTGTCGCTCAAGATGTTCAGCGTGGATGTCAAGACGACCGACTTTGTGCCAAACTCCGAGTACATCAATGTCAAAGTTGATGCGACCGTCAAAATTCGAGTCGGCCAGGCCGAAGATATGATGTCGCTTGCCGCCCGCTTTTTCCTCAACGAGGATGAAAAAATGATCATTGGCCGTGTGCAGGACACGCTCGAGGGCAACATGCGTGAGATCATCGGCCAGATGAAGCTGAGTGAAATGGTCACAGACCGCAAGGCGTTTGGCGAGCGTGTGCAGGAAAATGCCATCCCGGATTTGCAGAAGATGGGTCTCGAGCTCGTTTCATTCAATGTCCAGTCCTTTTCCGACCAGAACGGCGTCATTGACGATTTGGGTATTGACAACATCTCCCAGATCAAAAAGTCCGCCGCCATCGCCAAGGCGCAGGCCGACCGCGACGTGGCCATCGAGCAGGCCAAGGCGAACAAGGAGGCAAACGACGCCAAAGTTGAATCGGAAATGCAGATTGCCCAGAAGCAGACCGAGCTTGCGATTCGCGAGTCGGAGCTGAAAAAGCAGGCCGACATCAAGCAGGCTGAGGCCGACGCCGCCTACCGCATTCAGGAGCAGGAGCAGCAGAAGACCATCGAGACGTCGACGGTCAACGCGCAGATTGCAAAGACCGAGCGCGAGGCCGAGCTGAAAAACAAAGAGGTCGAGGTGGCGAAGCAGACTCTCGACGCCGAGATCCGCGCAAAGGCGGACGCCGAGCGATACCGCCTGGAGCAGCAGGCGCAGGCCGAGTTGTTCAAACGCCAGAAAGAGGCCGAGGCCAGACGCTACGAGCAGGAGCAGGAGGCCGAGGCGACAAAGAAAGCGGCCGAGGCGGAGAAGTTTGCGCGCGAGCAGGAGGCGGCGGGTATTGCCGCCGTCGGCAAAGCGCAGGCACAGGCCATTCAGGCAAAGGCTCTTGCCGAGGCCGAGGGCATCGACAAAAAGGCCGAGGCCATGAAGAAATACGGCGAGGCCGCAATTGTCGAGATGATTATGACCGCGCTGCCCGAGATTGCGAAAAACGTGGCGCAGCCGCTGTCCAAGGTCGATAAGATCACGATGTACGGCGAGGGAAACAGCGCAAAGCTGATCTCGGACATCGTCAACGGCACCACACAGGTGACAGAGGGGATCGCGCAGGGAATGGGGCTTGACATCAAGGCGCTGATCGCGGGACTCATTGGCGGAAAGCTCGCCTCACACGACACCGTCATTGTGGACACGGGAAAATGCGACGCCGCCGAGTGTGAGCATCCCGGAGCAGACGAGAGAGACGAATCGTTTTTTGATCCCACGCCGGTGGGCTGA
- a CDS encoding arsenate reductase family protein → MLFLEYPPCSTCRRAREWLVQHGVAFESRHIKENNPTAQELDVWQQKSGLPLERFFNTSGMIYRERALKDKLPRMDRAEKLAQLATDGMLVKRPLLIGDDFVLVGFKPAEWEQKLLK, encoded by the coding sequence ATGCTCTTTTTGGAATACCCGCCCTGCAGTACCTGCCGGCGGGCAAGGGAGTGGCTCGTGCAGCACGGCGTCGCCTTTGAGAGCCGCCACATCAAGGAGAACAACCCCACCGCGCAGGAGCTGGATGTCTGGCAGCAGAAGAGCGGCCTGCCGTTGGAGCGGTTCTTCAACACATCCGGCATGATCTATCGGGAGCGCGCTCTCAAGGATAAACTCCCCCGGATGGACCGGGCCGAGAAGCTCGCGCAGCTCGCCACCGACGGCATGCTCGTCAAGCGGCCGCTTCTCATTGGCGACGACTTTGTTCTGGTGGGCTTCAAGCCCGCCGAGTGGGAACAGAAGCTGCTCAAATAG
- a CDS encoding YwbE family protein: MSDGRRRESLRAGMLVDIVLKRDQPTGKLTRGRIERILTRSGTHPHGIKVMLEDGQVGRIQNIIEED, encoded by the coding sequence ATGAGTGACGGCCGCCGCCGCGAGAGCTTGCGCGCCGGCATGCTTGTGGACATTGTACTCAAAAGAGATCAGCCGACGGGCAAGCTCACCCGCGGCCGAATCGAACGGATTTTGACCAGGAGCGGCACACACCCGCACGGCATAAAAGTGATGCTCGAGGACGGGCAGGTCGGCCGCATACAGAATATCATCGAGGAGGACTGA
- a CDS encoding NADH-dependent [FeFe] hydrogenase, group A6, with protein sequence METVKIKINGREYDVPQGSTILEAAHSVGIDIPTLCYMKKINAIGSCRICVVEVKGAKSLVTACVYPVNEGMEVYTNSLKVQKARRMTLELILSNHKRECLTCVRNQNCELQTLSREYGLEEVRFSGDNDRYEIEDSTGVIVRDNNKCILCRRCVAACKFNQAVAVIGPNQRGFNTHIACAFEGDLAEVPCVSCGQCIASCPTGALTEKDDTDKVWAALADPTKHVVVGVAPSIRVHMGEFYGMPIGTNVEGKIAAALKRMGFDGVFDVDTAADLTIMEEGTEFLERLNNGGKLPLITSCSPGWIKFAEYYYPEFLENISSCKSPQGMFGAVMKSYYAEKMGLDPKDIYVVSIMPCTAKKFEINRDDQDAYGEQGIDVSITSREFARMIDRAGLRFADLPDEEFDPCFGVASGAGHIFGATGGVMEAALRTLAEVVDGKPLEKLDFHDVRGTEGIKEATYVLGGKEVNVCVASGLANCREVLESVKKGEKNYHFIEFMACPGGCVNGGGQPIQPSRVTNFLDLRAERAKGLYGEDAGMKLRKSHENPVIKELYDTYFEKPGSHKAHELLHTSYVARQKYSD encoded by the coding sequence ATGGAAACCGTCAAAATTAAAATCAACGGCCGTGAGTATGATGTCCCCCAAGGCTCCACCATTCTGGAAGCCGCTCACTCGGTCGGCATCGATATTCCGACTCTCTGCTATATGAAGAAGATCAACGCAATCGGCTCCTGCCGCATCTGCGTGGTCGAGGTCAAGGGCGCAAAAAGCCTTGTCACGGCCTGCGTCTACCCGGTCAATGAGGGTATGGAAGTTTACACCAACAGTCTGAAAGTACAGAAGGCCCGCCGGATGACCCTCGAGCTGATTCTGTCGAACCACAAGCGCGAGTGCCTGACCTGCGTGCGCAACCAGAACTGCGAGCTGCAGACTCTCTCCAGAGAGTACGGGCTTGAGGAAGTGCGCTTCTCGGGCGACAACGACCGCTACGAGATTGAGGATTCCACCGGCGTCATCGTGCGCGACAACAACAAGTGTATCCTCTGCCGCCGCTGTGTCGCGGCCTGCAAATTCAATCAGGCCGTCGCGGTCATCGGCCCGAATCAGAGAGGCTTCAACACCCACATCGCCTGCGCGTTTGAGGGCGACCTCGCCGAGGTGCCCTGCGTGTCCTGCGGCCAGTGCATCGCCTCCTGCCCGACCGGCGCGCTGACCGAAAAGGATGACACCGACAAGGTCTGGGCGGCTCTGGCCGACCCGACCAAGCATGTGGTCGTCGGCGTCGCGCCGTCTATCCGCGTGCACATGGGCGAGTTCTACGGCATGCCGATCGGCACCAATGTCGAGGGCAAGATTGCGGCCGCCCTCAAGAGAATGGGCTTTGACGGCGTGTTTGATGTCGACACCGCCGCTGACCTGACCATCATGGAGGAGGGCACGGAGTTCCTCGAGCGCCTGAACAATGGCGGTAAGCTGCCGCTGATCACCTCGTGCTCGCCCGGCTGGATCAAATTTGCCGAGTACTACTATCCGGAGTTCCTTGAGAACATCTCCTCCTGCAAATCGCCTCAGGGCATGTTCGGCGCTGTCATGAAGAGCTACTACGCCGAGAAGATGGGCCTCGACCCGAAAGACATCTATGTCGTCTCCATCATGCCCTGCACAGCCAAGAAGTTTGAGATCAACCGCGACGACCAGGACGCCTACGGTGAGCAGGGCATCGACGTTTCGATCACCAGCCGCGAATTCGCGCGCATGATCGACCGCGCGGGTCTGCGCTTTGCCGATCTGCCCGACGAGGAATTCGACCCCTGCTTCGGCGTGGCGTCGGGCGCCGGTCACATCTTCGGCGCCACCGGCGGCGTCATGGAGGCTGCGCTTCGCACCCTCGCTGAGGTTGTCGACGGCAAGCCCCTTGAGAAGCTCGACTTCCACGATGTCCGCGGCACCGAGGGCATCAAAGAGGCAACCTATGTGCTAGGCGGCAAAGAGGTCAATGTCTGCGTGGCGTCTGGCCTTGCAAACTGCCGCGAGGTGCTCGAGTCGGTCAAGAAGGGCGAGAAGAACTACCACTTCATCGAGTTTATGGCCTGCCCGGGCGGCTGCGTCAACGGCGGCGGCCAGCCGATTCAGCCGTCCCGCGTGACCAACTTCCTCGATCTGCGCGCCGAGCGCGCCAAGGGCCTCTACGGTGAGGACGCCGGCATGAAGCTGCGCAAGAGCCATGAGAACCCGGTCATCAAAGAGCTCTATGACACCTACTTTGAGAAGCCCGGCAGCCACAAGGCCCACGAGCTTCTGCACACGAGTTACGTCGCACGCCAGAAGTACAGCGACTGA